A DNA window from Comamonas sp. 26 contains the following coding sequences:
- a CDS encoding amidohydrolase family protein — MPHFDMLICNGSVVDGTGAPPFSADVAVLDGRIAAIGHQLGSASQTIDATGLLITPGFVDVHTHFDGQVTWDARLWPTSQQGVTTAVMGNCGVGFAPCRPEDRDTLIALMEGVEDIPDTALHEGLPWTWESFPEYLNALGERHYDIDIAALLPHGPLRVYAMGERAVRRESASEQDLQTMQQLVKQGLAAGAVGLSTSRTMAHRSKSGNFTPMYQAVSHELLQLGLSLKDYPNSVFQMISDFEETEQEFSILSRVSQATGRASTLTVIQYPHKPQLHRELLQLITQANADGQRITGQVLNRPVGVLMGFECSLNPFSCKPSYEALVHLPQTERIRALGDPATRQRILSEQDLQPHLFMAYFGHNYAGMYPWQGDAPVYLPQSEDCVQAQADAAGVPPLEWLYDFMLGNNGQALVYLPMANYLNHDCSALHELLSHAHTVPALGDGGAHVGTICDGSATTFLLTEWVRERGLFSIESAVQLLTQRPAALYGFLDRGTLQKGKLADINLIDLKALKILPPQIVRDLPAGGKRFLQGAEGYRYTIKSGQITYQDGVATNALPGKLVRRSEHTA; from the coding sequence GTGCCGCACTTTGATATGTTGATTTGCAACGGCAGCGTGGTCGACGGCACGGGTGCCCCGCCGTTTTCCGCCGATGTGGCCGTGCTGGACGGACGCATTGCCGCCATCGGGCATCAGCTCGGCAGTGCATCGCAAACCATCGATGCCACAGGACTTCTGATCACCCCCGGTTTTGTTGATGTGCACACCCACTTTGATGGCCAGGTCACCTGGGACGCACGGCTCTGGCCCACATCACAGCAAGGCGTGACCACCGCCGTCATGGGCAACTGCGGCGTGGGTTTTGCCCCATGCCGCCCCGAAGACCGCGACACACTGATCGCGCTGATGGAAGGCGTTGAGGACATCCCAGATACGGCTTTGCATGAAGGCTTGCCCTGGACCTGGGAGAGCTTCCCCGAGTACCTGAACGCACTCGGAGAACGCCACTACGACATCGACATTGCCGCATTGCTGCCCCATGGCCCGCTGCGGGTCTACGCCATGGGTGAGCGTGCCGTGCGGCGCGAATCCGCCAGCGAGCAAGATCTGCAAACCATGCAGCAACTGGTTAAGCAAGGGCTGGCCGCAGGTGCCGTCGGTCTATCCACGTCCCGCACCATGGCCCACCGCTCCAAATCTGGCAATTTCACGCCCATGTACCAGGCGGTAAGCCACGAGCTGCTGCAACTGGGACTATCGCTGAAGGACTATCCGAACAGTGTGTTTCAGATGATTTCTGACTTTGAGGAAACGGAGCAGGAATTCAGCATTCTGAGCCGCGTCAGCCAGGCCACCGGCCGCGCAAGCACCCTGACGGTGATTCAGTATCCTCACAAGCCCCAGCTGCACCGTGAACTGCTGCAACTTATCACCCAGGCCAACGCAGACGGCCAGCGCATCACCGGCCAGGTACTCAACCGCCCCGTAGGTGTACTCATGGGCTTTGAATGCAGCCTCAATCCGTTTTCCTGCAAACCCAGCTATGAGGCTCTGGTGCATCTCCCGCAGACAGAGCGTATCCGTGCGCTGGGCGATCCCGCCACACGCCAGCGCATCCTTAGCGAACAAGATCTTCAGCCCCATCTGTTCATGGCGTACTTTGGGCACAACTACGCAGGCATGTACCCCTGGCAAGGCGATGCACCTGTCTACCTGCCGCAGTCCGAGGATTGCGTGCAGGCGCAGGCAGATGCAGCGGGCGTCCCGCCACTGGAATGGCTTTATGACTTCATGCTGGGCAACAACGGCCAGGCCCTGGTCTATCTGCCCATGGCCAACTACCTCAACCATGACTGCAGCGCATTGCATGAGCTGCTCAGCCACGCGCACACCGTACCCGCATTGGGAGATGGTGGCGCGCATGTCGGCACCATCTGCGACGGCAGCGCCACCACTTTCTTGTTGACCGAATGGGTGCGCGAGCGCGGTCTCTTCAGCATCGAATCGGCGGTGCAACTGTTGACGCAGCGCCCTGCGGCGCTCTATGGCTTCCTTGACAGGGGCACGCTACAGAAGGGCAAGCTGGCCGATATCAACCTCATCGACCTGAAGGCACTGAAGATCCTGCCACCGCAAATCGTCAGAGACCTGCCCGCAGGCGGCAAGCGCTTTTTGCAGGGTGCCGAGGGCTATCGCTACACCATCAAGTCCGGTCAGATTACTTACCAGGATGGTGTGGCAACCAATGCCTTGCCCGGCAAGCTCGTGAGGCGCAGCGAACACACTGCGTAG
- a CDS encoding AMP-binding protein — MKRTFNLADIFELVVQAVPTRIAFGCGDQKLTFSQLDERANKLGNALRARGIGRGDNVGIQLYNCAEYLEAFFACCKIGAIPVNVNYRYVADELLGLFNSLDLRGLIYGADFDGAVLDVIPQVPTLRLALRVGEAREGLPQMVKSYEQVLAEGSSVLIDPNRSDDDIFMLCTGGTTGLPKGVMWPHKALFMGALGGGGYYFRRPPIEAPEELLQLVAHGPALAYLAAAPLMHGAAMWATLISLFSGHPVYVNDRKSFDPVHMLDLIERHSINVMAVVGDAMALPIIQALESHPGRWPLKSLMVFGNGGAVFSRHLQERLLVQVPHLMLNNSMASSESGVVGGGDKTPESAGLMRIAPRADLSVISEDLRILSQAGEEGILARSGHTPLGYYGDPKKTAETFVVIDGCRWVLTGDRARIENSGEYMVLGRGSQCINTGGEKVYPEEVEEAARRYKSVQDVVVIGLPDERWGSKVAAVVQVQQGQTFDLQEFEKVCRSNLSGYKVPRAVFVASEVKRSPAGKADYRWAKAFAQDNQPLTAAALV, encoded by the coding sequence ATGAAGCGGACATTCAATCTGGCAGATATTTTCGAGTTGGTGGTGCAGGCAGTGCCGACGCGCATTGCCTTTGGCTGTGGCGATCAGAAACTCACATTCAGCCAGCTCGACGAGCGCGCCAACAAGCTGGGCAATGCGCTGAGGGCCAGAGGCATCGGCCGTGGCGATAACGTCGGCATTCAGCTCTACAACTGCGCGGAATACCTGGAGGCATTTTTTGCCTGCTGCAAGATTGGCGCGATTCCCGTCAATGTGAACTACCGCTATGTGGCCGATGAGCTGCTGGGTTTGTTCAACAGTCTGGATCTGCGTGGTCTGATTTACGGCGCAGATTTTGATGGCGCAGTATTAGACGTCATCCCTCAAGTGCCCACGCTGCGCCTGGCGTTGCGTGTGGGTGAGGCACGTGAAGGCTTGCCCCAGATGGTGAAAAGCTATGAGCAAGTGCTGGCCGAAGGCAGCTCTGTGCTGATCGACCCGAACCGTAGCGATGACGATATCTTCATGCTCTGCACGGGCGGGACTACCGGCCTTCCCAAGGGTGTGATGTGGCCGCACAAGGCTCTGTTCATGGGAGCCTTAGGTGGTGGTGGCTACTACTTCCGACGCCCTCCGATTGAGGCACCTGAAGAACTGCTGCAACTGGTGGCTCATGGCCCTGCGCTGGCTTACCTGGCGGCAGCTCCTCTGATGCACGGTGCGGCAATGTGGGCGACGTTGATCAGCCTTTTCTCGGGTCACCCGGTCTATGTGAATGACCGCAAGAGCTTTGACCCGGTGCATATGCTGGATTTGATCGAGCGTCACAGCATCAATGTGATGGCCGTGGTGGGCGATGCTATGGCCCTGCCAATCATCCAGGCGTTGGAGAGTCACCCCGGCCGCTGGCCGCTCAAGTCACTGATGGTTTTTGGCAATGGCGGTGCGGTGTTCTCCCGCCATCTGCAGGAGCGGCTGCTGGTGCAGGTGCCGCACCTGATGCTCAACAACAGCATGGCCAGCTCTGAATCTGGCGTGGTGGGCGGCGGCGACAAGACGCCCGAGAGTGCCGGGCTGATGAGGATTGCGCCGCGCGCGGATTTGAGCGTGATCTCCGAAGACCTGCGCATCCTGAGCCAAGCCGGAGAGGAAGGCATTCTGGCGCGCAGCGGTCACACCCCTCTGGGCTATTACGGCGACCCCAAGAAGACTGCCGAGACCTTTGTGGTGATTGACGGCTGCCGTTGGGTGCTGACCGGTGACCGCGCCCGTATCGAAAACTCGGGTGAATACATGGTATTGGGCCGTGGCTCTCAATGTATCAACACTGGCGGCGAAAAAGTCTATCCCGAGGAGGTGGAGGAAGCCGCGCGTCGCTACAAGTCTGTGCAGGATGTGGTGGTGATCGGCCTGCCCGACGAGCGCTGGGGCAGCAAGGTGGCTGCCGTGGTGCAGGTTCAGCAGGGGCAGACGTTTGACCTGCAGGAATTTGAGAAAGTGTGCCGCAGCAATCTGTCAGGTTACAAGGTGCCGCGTGCCGTGTTTGTGGCATCCGAAGTCAAGCGCAGCCCCGCAGGAAAGGCGGACTATCGCTGGGCCAAGGCCTTCGCGCAAGACAACCAGCCGCTGACGGCTGCTGCGCTAGTCTGA
- a CDS encoding MFS transporter, protein MSASAAANVPKAVSAMPRAVSNVTGWRRHYLLFVLLLVYGMSMIDRQIMGVLIEPIKKEMGVSDSAMGLLTGLAFALFYSILAVPFGRFADRTNRRNLIAWCCGGWSIATALCGMAVGFWSLTAARVGVAVGEAGSTAASTTMIADVYPPEQRSRAMSVFSLGPHLGSLVGLGVGAWIAQQYGWRAAFLWLAVPGVLIALVLRLTCREPLRGAQEALGKRAATAAVAEKFSDVMGALRRNKAFVGLGLAGMVMAFSGYAIGMWNTAFLVRSHGLQLKDAGAIMGFIGGPGAILGALLSGWITDVMAKRDVRWQIGIPMLATLISIPLGLAFYLDDSPEKWVVAGLQIPHAIVWYGLFAVFSSFWAAPAFAALANVIASSSLATSLSIYNLLLTAVGGGLGPLTVGLLSDAFIARAGNESLRWALASMLSFYVLGVLAYVWSIKPYARQMAAKKIA, encoded by the coding sequence ATGAGTGCATCTGCTGCGGCCAATGTGCCAAAAGCTGTTTCTGCCATGCCGAGGGCGGTGAGCAATGTGACGGGCTGGCGTCGCCATTACCTGCTGTTTGTGCTGCTGCTTGTCTATGGCATGAGCATGATTGACCGCCAGATCATGGGTGTGCTGATTGAGCCCATCAAGAAAGAGATGGGCGTCTCGGACAGTGCCATGGGTCTGCTCACCGGTCTGGCCTTTGCGCTCTTCTACAGCATTCTGGCCGTGCCTTTTGGCCGCTTTGCCGATCGCACCAACCGTCGCAACCTGATTGCCTGGTGCTGCGGCGGCTGGAGCATTGCTACGGCTTTGTGCGGCATGGCGGTGGGCTTCTGGAGTCTGACCGCCGCACGTGTGGGCGTAGCCGTAGGCGAGGCAGGCAGCACGGCAGCATCAACCACCATGATTGCCGATGTGTACCCGCCAGAGCAACGCAGCCGCGCCATGAGTGTGTTCAGTCTGGGCCCGCATCTGGGCTCGCTGGTCGGACTGGGTGTCGGGGCGTGGATTGCCCAGCAATACGGCTGGCGTGCCGCATTTTTGTGGCTGGCCGTGCCTGGTGTGCTGATCGCCCTGGTGCTGCGCCTGACTTGCCGTGAGCCCCTGCGCGGTGCGCAGGAGGCATTGGGCAAGCGGGCTGCAACTGCTGCAGTGGCTGAAAAATTCTCGGATGTGATGGGCGCTCTGCGCCGTAACAAGGCATTTGTGGGCCTGGGCCTTGCGGGCATGGTGATGGCGTTTTCAGGCTACGCCATTGGTATGTGGAACACCGCATTTCTGGTGCGCTCTCACGGACTTCAGCTCAAGGATGCCGGGGCCATCATGGGTTTCATTGGTGGGCCGGGCGCGATTCTTGGTGCCTTGCTCAGTGGCTGGATTACCGATGTGATGGCCAAGCGTGATGTGCGCTGGCAGATCGGCATTCCGATGCTGGCAACGCTGATCTCGATTCCGCTGGGGCTGGCGTTCTACCTTGACGATTCGCCCGAGAAATGGGTGGTTGCGGGCCTGCAGATTCCGCATGCGATTGTCTGGTATGGCCTGTTTGCGGTGTTCTCCAGTTTCTGGGCGGCTCCTGCTTTTGCGGCGCTGGCCAATGTGATTGCATCGTCGAGTCTGGCCACATCCCTGTCTATCTACAACCTGCTTCTGACAGCGGTGGGCGGTGGTCTGGGGCCGCTGACGGTGGGTCTGCTCAGCGATGCCTTTATCGCTCGCGCTGGCAATGAATCACTGCGCTGGGCACTTGCATCAATGCTGTCTTTTTATGTGCTGGGGGTGCTGGCCTATGTTTGGAGCATCAAGCCTTATGCGCGGCAGATGGCTGCAAAAAAGATAGCTTGA
- a CDS encoding acyl-CoA dehydrogenase, giving the protein MNFDFSDDQNALRTEIRKFLTKESPLTQARALLEGEGRYAQGVWNGMAQLGVTSLMLPEDCGGIGLGAMEMCVVAEEVGRQLSPVPLASTMYLAVQALMLSTQEQSPQRQKWLQPVSGGSIGCLAAPTDGQKPLADLPVFDGKTLKGECLLVADGMAAQWGVALARNAAGADVLVAFQFDTSVQRKALKTLDPSKPYASLSFGGTAAELLDGAASAAQVLTRVRNRAAVMLAFEQLGAADAALEMAAAYAKERKAFGRAIGSYQGIKHKLANLYTNNQLARAHCYYGAWALTSDMAQAAGAPDLAAAAAAARVSTTQALSDAAQESLHTHGGMGYTWELDCHLFYRRARQQAVELGNIHAWREQVAAELQKRMDEPAQEKVAQSMAEGDSQSMDFEDTPEEAAFRAECRAWLQLNAEPKASADDYFGRDMTAEQRMEAARIWQGKKAAGGFGAITWPKVLGGRGGTPMQELIWRQEEGKVKVPTGMFNVSLGMVLPSVMAHASPEVLGRHVAPALGGKNLWCQLLSEPGAGSDLGMVRTRAERATDGREGWLINGQKVWTSLAQFAQFGLVLTRTNPLASKFEGMSTFFLNMKSPGITVRPIRQAGGESEFNEVFFENVFVPDSQLVGKLGGGWKVTLTGLMAERLAIGGVIPAELWRTTAGLLADYEFQGKPALQDGRMRERWADLYLKEQALWLLQCRALTALSKGRQPGPEMSGAKNVAAAALQAFSYFAIDLLGERGVLAASELGERFAMVERLWFGSAGMRIAGGTDEVVLNSIGERVLGLAPETRTDKDMPFSELVA; this is encoded by the coding sequence ATGAACTTTGATTTCAGTGACGACCAGAATGCTTTGCGTACGGAGATTCGCAAATTTCTGACCAAGGAATCACCGCTGACGCAGGCACGCGCACTGCTCGAAGGTGAAGGCCGTTACGCGCAAGGCGTGTGGAACGGAATGGCGCAGCTGGGGGTGACCAGCCTGATGCTGCCCGAGGACTGCGGCGGTATTGGTCTAGGAGCCATGGAGATGTGCGTGGTGGCCGAAGAAGTGGGCCGCCAGCTCAGCCCCGTGCCACTGGCCTCCACCATGTATCTTGCCGTGCAGGCCCTGATGCTATCAACGCAAGAGCAGTCACCGCAACGCCAGAAATGGCTGCAGCCTGTTTCTGGCGGAAGTATTGGTTGTCTGGCAGCACCTACGGATGGTCAGAAACCGCTGGCAGATCTGCCAGTGTTTGATGGCAAGACCTTGAAGGGCGAATGCCTGCTGGTGGCTGACGGCATGGCTGCGCAATGGGGCGTGGCACTGGCGCGTAATGCGGCTGGCGCTGATGTGCTGGTGGCCTTTCAATTCGATACCTCGGTGCAGCGCAAGGCGCTCAAGACGCTGGATCCTTCCAAGCCCTATGCATCTCTGAGTTTTGGCGGCACGGCTGCCGAGCTGCTGGATGGCGCGGCCAGCGCCGCTCAGGTGCTGACACGTGTGCGCAATCGCGCCGCCGTTATGCTGGCGTTTGAGCAGCTGGGTGCGGCCGATGCAGCACTGGAGATGGCCGCCGCTTATGCCAAGGAGCGCAAGGCCTTTGGCCGTGCCATTGGCTCCTACCAGGGCATCAAGCACAAGCTGGCCAACCTCTACACCAACAACCAGCTGGCGCGTGCCCACTGCTACTACGGCGCATGGGCGCTGACGTCAGACATGGCGCAGGCCGCTGGTGCGCCAGATCTGGCCGCTGCCGCTGCGGCTGCGCGTGTGAGCACGACACAGGCGCTGTCCGATGCGGCGCAGGAAAGCCTGCACACCCACGGCGGCATGGGCTACACATGGGAGTTGGACTGCCACCTTTTCTACCGCCGTGCGCGTCAGCAGGCCGTGGAACTGGGCAATATCCACGCCTGGCGTGAGCAGGTTGCTGCCGAGCTGCAAAAGCGCATGGATGAACCTGCGCAAGAGAAGGTGGCTCAAAGCATGGCAGAGGGTGACAGCCAGTCCATGGACTTTGAAGATACGCCCGAAGAGGCCGCCTTTCGCGCTGAATGCCGCGCCTGGCTGCAGCTCAATGCCGAACCCAAGGCCAGTGCTGATGACTACTTTGGCCGCGACATGACGGCTGAGCAGCGCATGGAGGCTGCCCGTATCTGGCAGGGCAAGAAGGCGGCAGGCGGCTTTGGCGCCATCACCTGGCCCAAGGTGTTGGGTGGCCGTGGCGGAACGCCCATGCAAGAGCTGATCTGGCGCCAGGAAGAGGGCAAGGTCAAGGTGCCTACTGGCATGTTCAACGTCAGTCTGGGCATGGTACTGCCTTCGGTCATGGCCCATGCCAGCCCTGAAGTGCTGGGTAGGCATGTGGCACCAGCGCTGGGCGGTAAAAACCTCTGGTGCCAGTTGTTGAGCGAGCCCGGTGCAGGCTCTGATCTGGGCATGGTGCGCACCCGCGCCGAACGCGCTACGGATGGCCGCGAGGGCTGGCTCATCAACGGCCAGAAGGTCTGGACTTCTCTGGCGCAGTTTGCCCAGTTCGGTCTGGTGCTGACGCGCACCAACCCGCTGGCGTCCAAGTTTGAAGGTATGAGCACCTTCTTTCTGAACATGAAATCGCCTGGCATTACCGTGCGCCCCATTCGTCAGGCTGGCGGCGAGTCTGAATTCAACGAAGTCTTCTTCGAGAACGTGTTTGTGCCCGACAGCCAATTGGTGGGCAAGCTGGGTGGTGGCTGGAAGGTCACCCTGACGGGCTTGATGGCCGAGCGACTGGCCATTGGCGGCGTAATCCCTGCCGAGCTGTGGCGCACTACGGCGGGTCTGCTTGCGGACTACGAGTTTCAAGGTAAACCCGCGTTGCAGGACGGCCGTATGCGTGAACGTTGGGCCGATCTGTACCTGAAAGAGCAGGCACTGTGGCTGCTGCAATGCCGCGCGCTGACGGCGCTGAGTAAGGGCCGCCAGCCCGGGCCAGAGATGAGCGGTGCCAAGAATGTGGCCGCTGCGGCGCTGCAGGCGTTCAGCTATTTCGCCATCGATTTGCTGGGCGAGCGCGGCGTGCTGGCGGCCAGCGAACTGGGCGAGCGCTTTGCCATGGTCGAGCGTCTGTGGTTCGGCTCTGCGGGCATGCGCATTGCAGGTGGTACTGACGAAGTGGTGCTCAACAGCATTGGCGAGCGCGTGCTGGGTCTGGCCCCCGAGACCCGAACGGACAAGGATATGCCTTTTAGCGAGCTGGTTGCTTAG
- a CDS encoding GMC family oxidoreductase, whose product MDEVFDYIVIGAGSAGGTLAARLSESGQHKVLLLEGGASHKDLLVSMPSGWGQMINNPRYSWGHETEPELHAASRRISLPRGKRLGGSSSINGMIYIRGDRVDYDSWADQGATGWSYEELLPYFVRTQDQQSDDEAFTKPWHGRGGPLTASNLKNPHPVSLAMVKAAVQAGMPACTDFNNGHPDGAGLFQVNLKNGQRSSVAKNAIEPAMQRRNLDVRMQVLVTRIGLDGQRATTVNWKDKAGGSHSARANQEILLCAGALQSPQLLMLSGIGPAEHLREMGVEVKVDLPGVGANLQDHAIAPMSWRMKAGTPSLNQSFRGMGIGASLIKYLLTKQGAMAMPASEFAAWFSSDPSLPYNDIQLHGLPVTGDIEGYMQSGKNYRTEAFPGMTLAPYQVRPYSRGVLKLKSSKPEELASVRMNFLHDERDRKALLYGVRMASKIAQQPALAGLIETQTRPGPNLQSDEELLDWIGMYLGSGHHASGSCRMGQPHDAMTVVTPDLKVKGVQGLRVIDASVMPHLVSGNTNAASVVIGDKGADLVLGLLPPAPKQWDVSGLMAATVLSSMGAAEVV is encoded by the coding sequence ATGGATGAAGTTTTTGATTACATCGTCATCGGTGCTGGTTCGGCGGGTGGCACCTTGGCAGCAAGGCTCAGCGAGAGCGGTCAACACAAGGTTTTGCTGCTGGAAGGCGGGGCCAGTCACAAGGACTTGCTGGTCAGCATGCCTTCGGGCTGGGGGCAGATGATCAACAACCCCCGCTATTCCTGGGGGCACGAGACAGAGCCTGAGTTGCATGCGGCCAGCCGCCGCATCAGCCTGCCGCGCGGCAAGCGTCTGGGCGGATCGTCCTCCATCAACGGCATGATTTATATCCGTGGCGACCGGGTCGATTACGACAGCTGGGCAGATCAGGGTGCAACGGGCTGGAGCTATGAAGAACTGCTGCCGTACTTTGTGCGTACCCAAGATCAGCAAAGCGATGATGAAGCATTTACCAAGCCCTGGCATGGCCGGGGCGGGCCGCTGACGGCCAGTAATTTGAAGAACCCGCACCCGGTATCGCTGGCCATGGTGAAGGCCGCTGTTCAGGCCGGCATGCCGGCATGCACAGACTTCAACAACGGTCACCCGGATGGCGCGGGGCTGTTTCAGGTCAATCTCAAAAATGGTCAGCGTTCATCGGTGGCAAAGAACGCGATTGAGCCCGCCATGCAGCGGCGCAATCTGGATGTGCGCATGCAGGTGCTGGTTACGCGCATTGGTCTGGATGGCCAGCGTGCTACGACCGTGAACTGGAAGGACAAGGCGGGCGGCAGCCACAGCGCGCGTGCTAACCAGGAAATTTTGCTGTGCGCCGGCGCGCTGCAGTCGCCGCAGTTGCTCATGCTCTCGGGCATCGGTCCGGCAGAGCATCTGCGCGAGATGGGGGTTGAGGTCAAGGTCGATTTGCCCGGCGTGGGTGCTAACCTGCAGGACCATGCCATCGCGCCCATGTCCTGGCGCATGAAGGCGGGAACGCCCAGCCTCAATCAGTCGTTTCGCGGCATGGGTATTGGCGCTTCGCTCATCAAGTACTTGCTGACCAAGCAGGGGGCCATGGCCATGCCTGCATCTGAATTTGCAGCCTGGTTCAGCAGCGACCCCAGCCTGCCTTACAACGATATTCAGCTGCATGGCCTGCCCGTGACGGGCGATATCGAAGGCTATATGCAAAGCGGCAAGAACTATCGCACTGAAGCCTTTCCGGGCATGACGCTGGCGCCGTATCAGGTGCGGCCGTACTCGCGCGGTGTGCTCAAGCTCAAGAGCAGCAAGCCTGAAGAATTGGCCAGTGTCCGCATGAACTTTCTGCACGATGAGCGTGACCGCAAGGCCTTGCTCTACGGTGTGCGTATGGCCAGCAAGATTGCCCAGCAGCCCGCGCTGGCGGGGCTGATCGAGACGCAGACCCGCCCTGGGCCAAACCTGCAAAGCGATGAAGAACTGCTGGACTGGATTGGCATGTATCTGGGCTCGGGTCACCACGCCAGCGGCAGCTGCCGCATGGGCCAGCCGCATGATGCTATGACGGTGGTGACGCCGGACCTCAAGGTCAAAGGCGTGCAGGGCCTGCGCGTGATTGATGCCTCGGTCATGCCACATCTGGTGTCGGGCAACACCAATGCGGCTTCGGTGGTGATTGGTGACAAGGGGGCCGATCTGGTGCTTGGCTTGCTGCCGCCAGCACCCAAGCAGTGGGATGTGTCGGGCCTGATGGCTGCGACAGTGCTGAGTTCGATGGGCGCGGCTGAAGTGGTGTGA
- a CDS encoding 3-hydroxyacyl-CoA dehydrogenase NAD-binding domain-containing protein, which yields MTTDIIRYAVDADGIATLTLDYPGKTMNVIDQAFMDSLDACIERMKADATVRGGIITSGKDSFVAGADLMGMEANIDAMADMPIEELFESCASLSKLLRKLETLGKPLVAAINGMALGGGYEICLACHHRIAADAPTVMVGLPEAQVGLLPGAGGTQRLPRMIGILAALPFLMEGKQLQAVKAKEAGLVDDVVAPEQLLVAARQWLLAHDSATQPWDVKGFRIPGGGPLDPRVAPAFVVGNTLLQAKTFHNMPAPLCIQSCIYEGCQLPIDKGLRIESKYMATLSRSPVARGMIRTLFVNKTKAEKGMHRPAGFEPFTCRKLGMIGAGMMGAGIALVAAQRGIHVVLIDREQTAAEKGKQYAEKALTKLVDKGRQTREKAEAILARITPSTDYGLLRDADMVVEAVFEDRAIKAEVTKKLDAVLPPTYVLASNTSALPISLLAQASERPDRFIGLHFFSPADKMPLVEVIRGKQTSDATLAQALDFIAQLKKTPIVVNDKRGFFTSRFIGAFVDDAIGMVAEGIAPALIENCAKHAGMPVGPLGITDELSIDLAKHAGESQAKEFPEDYKQGCSVPVINKLFDLGRLGRKVGKGFYDYDESGSKRIWPGLAEHYPLKSQQPSAHDLKQRILYVQAVEGARAMEEGVLLAPADGDIGSILGVGFPAYTGGPFCFIDGVGLPQFVAEADRLAEQFGEQLRPPQLLRDMAAKGQTFYGKTARA from the coding sequence ATGACAACAGACATCATTCGCTACGCGGTGGACGCCGACGGCATCGCCACGCTGACGCTGGATTACCCCGGCAAGACCATGAACGTGATCGACCAGGCTTTCATGGACAGCCTGGACGCCTGCATTGAACGCATGAAGGCCGATGCCACGGTGCGTGGCGGCATCATCACTTCGGGCAAGGACAGTTTTGTGGCCGGTGCCGACCTGATGGGCATGGAAGCCAATATCGATGCCATGGCCGATATGCCCATTGAGGAGCTGTTTGAATCCTGCGCCTCGCTGTCCAAGCTGCTGCGCAAGCTCGAAACTCTGGGCAAGCCGCTGGTAGCCGCCATCAATGGCATGGCGCTGGGCGGTGGCTATGAAATTTGTCTGGCCTGTCATCACCGCATTGCTGCAGATGCACCGACCGTGATGGTGGGCCTGCCCGAAGCGCAGGTAGGTCTGCTGCCCGGTGCGGGCGGTACGCAGCGCCTGCCGCGCATGATCGGCATTCTGGCGGCCCTGCCTTTCTTGATGGAGGGCAAGCAGCTGCAGGCCGTCAAGGCCAAGGAAGCTGGTTTGGTCGATGACGTGGTTGCGCCTGAGCAATTGCTGGTTGCGGCACGCCAGTGGCTGCTGGCGCATGACTCGGCCACTCAGCCTTGGGATGTCAAAGGCTTTCGCATTCCCGGCGGCGGCCCGCTGGATCCGCGCGTGGCCCCGGCCTTTGTGGTGGGCAACACCCTGCTGCAGGCCAAGACCTTTCACAACATGCCTGCGCCGCTTTGTATTCAGAGCTGTATCTACGAAGGCTGCCAGCTGCCCATTGACAAAGGCCTGCGCATCGAGAGCAAGTACATGGCCACGCTGTCGCGCAGCCCTGTGGCACGCGGCATGATTCGCACGCTGTTCGTCAACAAGACCAAGGCCGAAAAAGGCATGCACCGCCCGGCAGGTTTTGAGCCTTTTACATGCCGCAAGCTGGGCATGATTGGTGCGGGCATGATGGGCGCTGGCATTGCGCTGGTGGCGGCGCAACGCGGCATCCATGTGGTGCTGATCGACCGCGAACAGACTGCAGCCGAGAAGGGCAAGCAGTACGCTGAAAAGGCGCTGACCAAGCTGGTGGACAAGGGCCGCCAGACCCGTGAGAAGGCAGAAGCCATTCTGGCGCGCATCACACCCAGCACCGATTACGGGCTGCTGCGTGATGCCGACATGGTGGTCGAAGCCGTGTTTGAAGACCGAGCCATCAAGGCTGAAGTCACGAAAAAGCTGGATGCCGTTTTGCCGCCTACTTACGTGCTGGCCAGCAACACCTCGGCCCTGCCCATCAGCCTGCTGGCGCAGGCCAGCGAGCGTCCTGATCGCTTTATCGGTCTGCATTTCTTCTCGCCCGCGGACAAGATGCCACTGGTGGAAGTCATTCGCGGCAAGCAGACATCAGATGCCACTCTGGCCCAGGCGCTGGACTTTATTGCCCAGCTCAAGAAGACGCCCATCGTCGTCAACGACAAGCGTGGTTTCTTCACCAGTCGCTTCATCGGCGCGTTTGTGGACGATGCCATTGGCATGGTGGCCGAAGGCATTGCGCCTGCGCTGATCGAGAACTGCGCCAAGCATGCGGGCATGCCCGTGGGGCCGCTGGGAATTACCGATGAGCTGTCCATAGATCTTGCCAAGCACGCCGGTGAGTCTCAGGCCAAAGAATTCCCTGAGGACTACAAGCAAGGCTGCTCGGTGCCTGTGATCAACAAGCTGTTTGACCTGGGGCGTCTGGGTCGCAAGGTGGGCAAGGGCTTTTATGACTACGACGAAAGCGGTAGCAAGCGCATCTGGCCTGGTCTGGCCGAGCATTACCCGCTGAAAAGCCAGCAGCCTAGCGCCCATGACCTCAAGCAGCGCATTCTCTATGTGCAGGCCGTAGAGGGTGCACGCGCCATGGAAGAGGGCGTGCTGCTGGCCCCGGCCGATGGCGATATCGGCTCGATTCTGGGCGTGGGCTTCCCGGCCTATACCGGCGGCCCTTTCTGCTTTATCGATGGCGTAGGCCTGCCCCAGTTTGTGGCCGAAGCCGATCGACTGGCCGAGCAGTTTGGCGAGCAACTGCGACCGCCACAGCTGCTGCGTGATATGGCGGCCAAGGGTCAGACCTTCTACGGTAAGACCGCAAGAGCCTGA